Proteins encoded together in one candidate division KSB1 bacterium window:
- a CDS encoding cell division protein ZapA produces MDNESKTFKVNIFGSEYVLRADKDNDILQIASYVDQKMREIHSLKMSLPLHQVAILTALNIAEELFDQQKKGIGEYQNLKERLQRLIQQLELGIQNPAEWEKQNEK; encoded by the coding sequence ATGGATAATGAAAGCAAAACCTTCAAGGTCAACATTTTCGGCTCGGAGTACGTTTTACGTGCTGACAAGGATAATGATATTCTCCAAATTGCATCGTATGTCGATCAAAAAATGCGGGAGATTCATTCCTTAAAGATGAGTCTGCCTCTGCATCAGGTGGCCATATTGACCGCCCTCAATATTGCTGAGGAGCTTTTTGATCAGCAGAAGAAAGGGATCGGAGAATATCAAAACTTGAAGGAACGGCTCCAACGGCTGATTCAGCAGTTGGAACTTGGCATTCAAAATCCCGCCGAATGGGAAAAGCAGAACGAGAAATAA